The Lasioglossum baleicum chromosome 15, iyLasBale1, whole genome shotgun sequence genome has a segment encoding these proteins:
- the LOC143216073 gene encoding uncharacterized protein LOC143216073 — protein sequence MWRMQEGRTVSPLGPVVLPREEPEMRAGLPGLPPQERRHVLLHVRTGEPFVRYDSVRQQQQHSPPASPILRAVDKDQFHEMDTQTTTTTTTTTGLREKRIDADMEEEEEQDEEEEDDPERNVTPRRNVEDEEDEEEQEEEEEEVHPGSRNGNYQDDEDVEVDVCRDEVDESNPSSPVDLTAPSSRGTGSEQFLNPFARSGVHPFSCVQSGGQPTGHGTPVYISAHAAAASTVMTVCTSGNPARTTGTATSSITTTASTVQAKKRCLAFSVENILDPNKFTGGRVVHSTVHHRRHRRADSVHEDGDSRGEFACGSGQEDEEGTPDTGMEDMDEDPEEEEEDEDVEMRVTDPESSSADRENGATSSNVQSSNCKKRQSSSSSSSSSSVQAQGCQSQSQSGQNGSGGGSTGGKPRRARTAFTYEQLVALENKFKTTRYLSVCERLNLALSLSLTETQVKIWFQNRRTKWKKQNPGLDVNSPTVPTTPPHPPPYAPAFLFATHPHQHPLPHSHTHPHPHAHVHHPPPVPPPPPGYYHPAAPPYPPTGPTFFGHHLSATPVTAAGPPPTSTPSSTGLTLSTHPHSHTHPHA from the exons ATGTGGAGGATGCAGGAAGGCAGGACCGTGTCGCCTCTAGGACCGGTCGTTCTACCGCGGGAGGAACCGGAGATGCGTGCGGGGCTGCCGGGATTGCCGCCTCAAGAAAGGAGGCACGTGTTGCTCCACGTACGCACCGGCGAGCCTTTTGTGCGATACGACAGCGTGCGCCAGCAGCAACAGCACTCGCCACCGGCCTCGCCGATCCTGCGTGCCGTCGACAAGGACCAGTTCCACGAGATGGACacgcagacgacgacgacgacgacgacaacgaccgGCCTGCGGGAAAAGAGGATCGACGCGGATatggaggaagaggaggaacaggacgaggaggaagaggacgaTCCCGAGAGGAACGTGACGCCGCGAAGAAACGTTGAGGACGAGGAAGATGAAGAGgagcaggaggaggaggaggaagaagtgCATCCAGGCAGCAGGAACGGGAATTACCAGGATGACGAGGACGTCGAGGTCGACGTTTGTCGCGATGAGGTGGATGAGAGCAACCCGAGCAGTCCCGTAGACCTCACCGCGCCCTCCTCCAGGGGTACTGGGTCCGAACAGTTCCTCAACCCCTTCGCGAGAAGCGGCGTGCACCCTTTCTCCTGTGTTCAGAGTGGTGGCCAGCCGACTGGCCACGGGACTCCCGTGTATATATCCGCGCACGCCGCAGCCGCATCCACCGTGATGACCGTGTGCACCTCCGGCAACCCGGCACGAACCACCGGGACCGCCACCAGCAGCATCACCACCACCGCCAGCACCGTACAAGCCAAGAAGAGGTGTCTCGCATTCTCCGTGGAAAATATCCTCGACCCTAACAAATTCACCGGCGGACGGGTCGTGCACAGTACTGTCCATCATCGCCGGCATCGGCGGGCCGATAGCGTACACGAAG ATGGGGACTCGCGGGGCGAGTTCGCCTGCGGCAGCGGCCAGGAAGACGAGGAGGGTACGCCAGACACGGGGATGGAGGACATGGACGAAGACcctgaagaagaagaggaagacgaGGACGTGGAGATGAGGGTGACGGACCCGGAGTCTTCGAGCGCCGATCGTGAGAACGGCGCGACGTCGAGCAACGTACAGTCGTCGAACTGCAAGAAGAGGCAATCGTCTTCGTCCTCTTCGTCGTCGAGCAGCGTGCAGGCTCAGGGTTGTCAGAGCCAGAGCCAGAGCGGGCAGAACGGCAGCGGGGGTGGCAGCACCGGTGGCAAACCTAGAAGAGCCAGGACTGCGTTCACATATGAACAACTGGTTGCTTTGGAGAACAAGTTCAAGACCACCAGATACCTGTCCGTCTGCGAACGTCTGAACCTGGCCCTGTCCCTCTCGCTGACCGAAACCCAGGTCAAGATCTGGTTCCAGAACCGCCGAACCAAATGGAAGAAGCAGAACCCTGGCCTCGACGTCAATAGCCCCACGGTGCCAACCACGCCGCCACACCCCCCGCCTTACGCCCCTGCGTTCCTCTTCGCCACCCACCCCCATCAACATCCCCTGCCCCACTCGCACACACACCCACATCCGCACGCCCACGTCCATCATCCGCCACCTGTCCCCCCACCACCACCTGGCTATTATCACCCAGCCGCACCACCTTATCCTCCAACTGGGCCGACGTTCTTCGGTCACCACCTGTCCGCGACACCAGTAACCGCAGCAGGACCACCACCCACGTCCACACCCTCATCCACCGGACTTACACTATCCACGCATCCACACTCACACACGCACCCGCACGCGTAG